A part of Eubacterium sp. AB3007 genomic DNA contains:
- the scfB gene encoding thioether cross-link-forming SCIFF peptide maturase has protein sequence MVHQYKLNGYNIVLDVNSGSVHSVDDVAYDIIRLFCEQKSREDVKAEVLARYGHRPDVTPEDIDETIEDIEVLKAQGKLFAEDNFAPSAGVLKERHTEVKALCLHVAHTCNLDCEYCFAGQGKFHGERALMSPETARRAIDFLVENSGDRHNLEVDFFGGEPLMNWEVVKDTVRYARSIEKDAGKNFRFTLTTNGVGITDEVIEFANREMHNVVLSLDGRKEVHDRLRRHLDGRGSYDEIVPKFQKFVAARGEKDYYIRGTFTHANTDFTEDIFHMADLGFDKLSMEPVVCAPGEPYALTEEDLPVIKEQYEILARDMLRREEEGHPITFYHYMIDLTGGPCIYKRISGCGSGTEYFAVTPWGDLYPCHQFVGEEAFRMGDIWHGITAESTKQDFKMCNVYAREECRECWARLYCAGGCAANAYHGTGSIRGVYEYGCELFRKRMECAIMMQVAKSE, from the coding sequence ATGGTACATCAGTATAAGCTGAACGGCTACAACATAGTACTGGATGTAAACAGCGGGTCTGTACATAGCGTGGATGATGTCGCCTACGACATCATCCGCCTTTTTTGTGAGCAGAAGAGCAGGGAGGATGTCAAGGCAGAGGTTCTGGCTCGCTACGGACACCGGCCGGATGTTACGCCAGAAGATATCGACGAGACCATCGAGGATATCGAGGTCCTGAAGGCCCAGGGGAAGCTGTTCGCAGAAGATAACTTCGCGCCATCGGCCGGGGTGCTGAAGGAAAGACACACGGAGGTGAAGGCTTTGTGCCTGCACGTGGCGCATACCTGTAACCTGGACTGCGAGTACTGTTTCGCGGGGCAGGGGAAGTTCCACGGAGAGCGGGCCCTGATGAGCCCAGAGACCGCCCGGCGAGCCATCGACTTCCTCGTCGAGAACTCCGGAGACAGGCATAACCTGGAGGTGGATTTCTTTGGGGGCGAGCCGCTGATGAACTGGGAGGTGGTGAAGGACACTGTCCGCTACGCCCGGTCCATCGAGAAGGATGCCGGAAAAAACTTCCGATTCACCCTGACCACCAACGGGGTGGGGATCACCGACGAGGTCATAGAGTTTGCCAACCGGGAGATGCACAACGTGGTGCTGAGCCTGGACGGCCGCAAGGAAGTACACGACAGACTGCGCAGGCACCTGGACGGCAGGGGGAGCTACGACGAGATCGTGCCCAAGTTCCAGAAATTCGTGGCGGCTCGCGGGGAAAAGGACTACTACATACGTGGCACCTTCACCCACGCCAACACGGATTTCACCGAGGATATTTTCCACATGGCTGACCTGGGGTTTGACAAACTTTCCATGGAGCCGGTGGTCTGTGCCCCGGGAGAGCCCTACGCGCTGACCGAGGAGGATCTGCCCGTCATCAAGGAGCAGTACGAGATCCTGGCCAGGGACATGCTGCGCCGGGAGGAGGAAGGTCATCCCATCACCTTCTATCACTACATGATCGACCTTACCGGCGGTCCTTGCATCTACAAGCGGATCTCCGGCTGCGGCTCTGGGACCGAGTATTTCGCGGTGACTCCCTGGGGGGATCTCTACCCCTGCCACCAATTCGTGGGGGAGGAGGCCTTCCGCATGGGGGACATCTGGCACGGGATCACGGCCGAGAGCACAAAGCAGGATTTCAAGATGTGCAACGTCTACGCACGGGAGGAGTGTCGGGAGTGCTGGGCCAGGCTATACTGTGCCGGCGGATGCGCTGCCAACGCTTACCACGGAACCGGCTCTATCCGGGGTGTCTACGAGTATGGATGCGAGCTTTTCCGCAAGCGGATGGAGTGCGCCATCATGATGCAGGTGGCGAAAAGCGAGTAG
- the scfA gene encoding six-cysteine ranthipeptide SCIFF, with the protein MKRIKTIETRNLKDSAKNGGCGECQTSCQSACKTSCGVANQNCEKAE; encoded by the coding sequence ATGAAAAGAATTAAGACTATCGAGACCAGAAACCTGAAGGACAGTGCCAAGAACGGTGGATGCGGCGAGTGCCAGACTTCCTGCCAGTCTGCCTGCAAGACATCCTGCGGCGTTGCCAACCAGAACTGCGAGAAGGCCGAGTAA
- the asnS gene encoding asparagine--tRNA ligase has translation MEIKDIELRELYRNTDAYDGKEVTVRGWIRQNRSSNAFGFLAISDGSFFSPVQIVCESEKLSNYEEIAKAHLSSGVLVKGTLVKTPQAKQPFEIKATEVVIEAESTPDYPLQNKRHTMEYLREIAHLRPRANLFQAVFRVRSLVAYAIHQFFQERGFVYVHTPIITGSDAEGAGEMFQVTTLPLEELPRTEGGAIDYSKDFFGKECNLTVSGQLEGEIFAMAFRNIYTFGPTFRAENSNTARHASEFWMIEPEIAFADLTDDMQVAEDMVKYIINYVLENAPEEMEFFNKFVDKGLMDRLNHVANSDFERVTYTKAVEILQNCGEKFQYPVEWGIDLQTEHERYLTEKVFKKPIFVTDYPKDIKAFYMRLNDDGKTVAACDMLVPGVGEIIGGSQREERLDVLEERIKELGMDPADYWWYLELRKYGGVKHAGYGLGFERIIMYITGVSNIRDVLPFPRTPKTAEF, from the coding sequence ATGGAAATCAAAGACATCGAACTACGAGAACTGTATCGCAACACAGATGCCTATGACGGCAAAGAAGTGACTGTGCGGGGCTGGATCCGCCAGAACCGCAGCTCCAACGCTTTTGGCTTTCTGGCCATCAGCGATGGATCCTTCTTCAGCCCTGTACAGATCGTGTGCGAATCGGAGAAACTGTCCAACTACGAGGAAATCGCTAAGGCGCATCTTTCCTCCGGTGTATTGGTGAAGGGCACCCTGGTGAAGACCCCGCAGGCCAAGCAGCCTTTCGAGATCAAGGCCACCGAAGTGGTGATCGAGGCGGAGTCCACACCGGATTACCCGCTGCAGAACAAGCGTCATACCATGGAGTACCTCCGGGAGATCGCTCATCTGCGGCCAAGAGCGAACCTGTTTCAGGCCGTGTTCCGGGTGCGTTCCCTGGTAGCCTATGCCATCCACCAGTTCTTCCAGGAGAGAGGCTTTGTGTACGTGCATACACCGATCATCACCGGAAGTGACGCGGAGGGCGCCGGAGAGATGTTCCAGGTGACTACGTTGCCTCTGGAGGAACTTCCCAGGACAGAAGGTGGTGCAATCGACTACAGCAAGGACTTCTTTGGCAAGGAGTGTAATCTTACCGTCAGCGGCCAGCTGGAGGGAGAGATCTTCGCCATGGCTTTCCGGAACATCTATACCTTTGGACCGACCTTCCGCGCGGAGAACTCCAACACAGCTCGTCACGCCTCTGAGTTCTGGATGATCGAGCCGGAGATCGCTTTCGCGGATCTGACGGACGATATGCAGGTGGCAGAGGATATGGTGAAGTATATCATCAACTACGTGCTGGAGAATGCGCCAGAAGAAATGGAATTCTTCAACAAGTTCGTGGACAAGGGGCTGATGGATCGATTGAATCACGTGGCCAACTCGGATTTCGAGCGGGTAACCTACACCAAGGCGGTAGAGATCCTGCAAAACTGCGGAGAGAAGTTCCAGTATCCGGTGGAGTGGGGCATCGACCTGCAGACGGAGCATGAGCGCTATCTGACGGAGAAGGTATTCAAGAAGCCGATCTTTGTCACCGATTATCCGAAGGACATCAAGGCCTTCTATATGCGGTTGAACGACGACGGTAAGACCGTGGCGGCCTGCGACATGCTGGTGCCCGGCGTGGGCGAGATCATCGGCGGCTCCCAGAGAGAGGAGCGTCTGGATGTGCTGGAAGAGCGGATCAAGGAGCTGGGCATGGATCCTGCCGACTACTGGTGGTATCTGGAACTGCGGAAGTACGGCGGTGTCAAGCACGCGGGCTATGGTTTGGGATTCGAGCGCATCATCATGTACATCACCGGTGTGAGCAACATCCGCGACGTACTCCCGTTCCCGAGAACGCCCAAGACCGCAGAGTTCTAA
- a CDS encoding glutamine--tRNA ligase/YqeY domain fusion protein, with protein sequence MSENKSNNFIHNIIDEDNASGLYGGKVYTRFPPEPNGYLHIGHAKSICLNFTTAQKYGGKTNLRYDDTNPVKEDVEYVDSIEEDVRWLGFQWEKRLWASDYFDTMYEAAVELIRKGLAYVDDLSPEQMREYRGTLKEPGKESPNRNQSPEEALALFERMRAGEFADGERTLRARIDMASPNINMRDPIIYRIAHTEHHNTGDKWCIYPMYDFAHPIEDAIEGITHSICTLEFEDHRPLYDWVLQNVGFWPNPPKQIEFARLNLTNTVMSKRLLKGLVDDGMVEGWDDPRMPTIAGLRRRGYTPESIRNFCEEIGVAKGNSTIDVAMLEHCVRDDLQDKVQARNVVEDPIKVIITNYPEDKSEMVEMENNRNVPEMGNREIPFSREIYIDGADFMEVPVKKYFRLFPGNEVRVKGAYFIKCEEVIKNEDGTIKELHCTYDPATRSGSGFEGRKVKGTIHFVDAKTAVKIRVRNYDYLYKENEEGEEIFNENSVEEKICYGEPSLAEAKPGERFQFFRHGYYIADEKLTTDEEKVFNLIVGLKSSFKPKK encoded by the coding sequence ATGAGCGAGAACAAGTCAAACAACTTTATTCACAACATCATCGATGAGGACAATGCGTCCGGCCTGTACGGCGGCAAGGTGTACACCCGTTTCCCGCCGGAACCGAACGGCTACCTCCATATCGGTCACGCCAAGTCTATCTGCCTGAACTTCACCACCGCGCAGAAGTACGGTGGCAAGACCAACCTCCGATATGACGACACCAACCCCGTCAAGGAAGACGTGGAGTACGTGGATTCCATCGAGGAGGATGTACGCTGGCTAGGCTTCCAGTGGGAGAAGCGCCTCTGGGCATCGGACTATTTCGATACCATGTACGAGGCTGCTGTGGAACTGATCCGGAAGGGCCTGGCCTATGTGGATGACCTCTCCCCGGAACAGATGAGGGAATACAGAGGTACCCTGAAGGAGCCGGGCAAGGAAAGCCCCAACCGGAACCAGAGCCCCGAGGAGGCGCTGGCTTTGTTCGAGCGGATGCGCGCCGGCGAATTCGCCGACGGAGAGCGTACCCTGCGGGCCAGGATCGACATGGCCTCTCCCAACATCAACATGAGAGACCCTATCATCTACCGCATCGCCCATACGGAGCATCATAATACAGGAGATAAGTGGTGCATCTATCCGATGTACGATTTTGCACACCCCATCGAGGATGCCATAGAGGGGATCACACACTCCATCTGTACACTGGAGTTTGAGGATCACCGGCCGCTTTACGACTGGGTGCTTCAGAACGTTGGCTTCTGGCCCAACCCACCCAAGCAGATCGAGTTTGCCCGGCTGAACCTGACCAACACCGTCATGAGCAAGCGCCTGTTGAAAGGCCTGGTGGACGATGGCATGGTGGAGGGCTGGGATGATCCGCGTATGCCGACGATTGCAGGGCTGCGCCGCCGGGGATACACTCCGGAATCTATCCGCAACTTCTGCGAGGAGATCGGTGTTGCCAAGGGCAACAGCACCATCGATGTGGCCATGCTGGAACACTGCGTCCGGGATGACCTGCAGGACAAGGTCCAGGCCCGCAACGTGGTGGAGGATCCCATCAAGGTCATCATCACCAACTACCCGGAGGACAAGTCCGAGATGGTGGAGATGGAGAACAATCGGAACGTGCCGGAAATGGGGAATCGTGAGATCCCCTTCTCCAGAGAGATTTACATCGATGGTGCGGATTTCATGGAGGTCCCCGTCAAGAAATACTTCCGTCTCTTCCCGGGGAATGAGGTCCGGGTAAAGGGCGCCTATTTCATCAAGTGCGAGGAGGTCATCAAGAACGAGGATGGCACCATCAAGGAGCTTCACTGCACCTACGATCCTGCGACCAGATCCGGAAGTGGGTTCGAGGGCCGGAAGGTGAAGGGCACCATACACTTCGTGGACGCAAAGACCGCGGTGAAGATACGAGTCCGTAACTATGACTACCTGTATAAGGAAAATGAGGAAGGAGAAGAGATCTTCAACGAGAACTCCGTAGAGGAGAAGATCTGCTATGGAGAGCCTTCTCTGGCGGAGGCAAAGCCAGGCGAACGGTTCCAGTTCTTCCGTCACGGTTACTACATTGCCGATGAGAAACTGACTACCGACGAGGAGAAGGTCTTCAATCTGATCGTGGGACTGAAGAGCTCTTTCAAGCCTAAGAAATAG
- a CDS encoding LCP family protein, translating to MNKKTVDFEHAHYSKDLIRKLEDPAYAKAAEEYERQARAARQSGQKQKEEPRPAHKPNQSFTYDDYMSSRVGKHGKHGKHSRNALPNVREVATGRKAAPKAVRTARAPRKRQPRGKRLKRVLALIGVLVIALLVFAGYNFWKITSHLDRVDTDDKNFAIDAGVADSLSGYRNIAILGSDARKGEGYEGSRTDAILVLSINKKTKESRLISVMRDSYLKIEGSDGELTLDKVTHAHAFGGGMDTTRALNRNLDLNIQEYVVFNWKAVADTVDTLGGIEVDVKKKELKDLNHYGKETGKNVGKKFHKVKHAGVQTLDGVQATTYCRIRKNSGGDTGRAKRYKKVVEGVMKKAVTQPWKADELAETVMPQIRTNMSRMQLSTLMLKMRGMDMKKGIAWPKSYYGGIVGGVWYAVPTTLNSNVKKLHKKAFAQEDYKPSKTVRKISKQIVNETGIS from the coding sequence ATGAATAAGAAGACAGTAGATTTTGAACATGCGCATTACAGCAAGGATCTGATCCGTAAGCTGGAAGATCCTGCGTATGCCAAGGCCGCTGAGGAATACGAGCGGCAGGCCAGGGCGGCCAGGCAATCCGGACAGAAACAGAAGGAAGAGCCCAGACCGGCCCACAAGCCGAACCAGAGTTTCACCTATGATGACTATATGTCATCAAGAGTAGGAAAGCACGGAAAACACGGCAAGCACAGCAGGAATGCACTGCCAAACGTCAGAGAGGTGGCCACTGGACGAAAAGCCGCCCCGAAAGCAGTGCGGACAGCCCGTGCTCCCAGAAAGCGACAGCCCAGAGGCAAACGCCTGAAGAGGGTGCTGGCGCTTATTGGCGTACTCGTGATTGCCCTTCTGGTTTTTGCCGGATACAATTTCTGGAAGATCACTTCCCATCTGGATCGCGTGGATACCGATGACAAGAACTTTGCCATTGACGCGGGAGTTGCAGATAGTCTCAGCGGATACCGCAACATTGCCATCCTGGGATCAGATGCACGTAAGGGAGAGGGCTATGAGGGCAGCCGAACGGACGCCATTCTGGTGCTCAGCATCAACAAAAAGACCAAGGAGTCCCGGCTCATTTCTGTGATGCGCGACTCCTACCTGAAGATCGAGGGCTCTGATGGGGAACTTACTCTCGACAAAGTTACCCATGCCCACGCCTTCGGCGGAGGCATGGACACCACCCGGGCTCTGAACCGAAACCTGGATCTGAACATCCAGGAATACGTAGTGTTCAACTGGAAGGCCGTGGCGGACACAGTGGATACCCTAGGCGGCATCGAGGTGGATGTCAAGAAGAAGGAACTGAAGGACCTGAACCATTACGGCAAGGAGACCGGAAAGAACGTAGGCAAGAAATTCCACAAGGTAAAACACGCTGGTGTCCAGACGTTGGACGGCGTACAGGCCACTACCTACTGCCGAATCCGTAAGAATTCCGGCGGAGATACAGGCCGTGCCAAGCGTTACAAGAAGGTCGTGGAGGGCGTCATGAAGAAAGCCGTCACCCAGCCATGGAAGGCCGATGAGCTGGCAGAGACGGTCATGCCGCAGATCCGGACCAACATGAGTCGGATGCAGTTGTCCACGTTGATGCTGAAAATGCGCGGCATGGACATGAAGAAAGGCATCGCATGGCCCAAGTCCTACTACGGCGGGATCGTGGGAGGTGTCTGGTATGCGGTGCCCACTACCCTGAACAGCAATGTGAAGAAACTCCATAAGAAGGCGTTCGCCCAGGAAGATTATAAACCGAGCAAGACAGTACGCAAGATCAGTAAGCAGATCGTCAATGAGACCGGTATCAGCTAG
- a CDS encoding ferritin, producing MLDKNVKDLLNTQINKELYSAYLYLEFANFYEDEGLSGFNNWYTIQAQEERDHAMLMLKFLQMCGESIELLAIDKPEAELKTLMDPLQKAYEHEQYVTGLINNIYAAAYDVKDFKTMQFLDWFVKEQVEEEDNASTLIKKMELFGTDGKGLYMLDQELAGRTYSAPSLTLD from the coding sequence ATGCTCGATAAGAACGTGAAGGATTTACTGAACACCCAGATCAACAAGGAACTCTATTCTGCGTACCTGTATCTGGAGTTTGCAAACTTCTACGAGGATGAGGGACTCAGCGGGTTCAACAACTGGTACACGATCCAGGCGCAGGAGGAGAGAGATCACGCCATGCTGATGCTGAAGTTTCTGCAGATGTGCGGAGAGAGCATCGAGCTTCTGGCCATCGACAAGCCGGAGGCAGAGCTGAAGACCCTGATGGATCCCCTGCAGAAGGCCTATGAGCACGAACAGTATGTTACCGGTCTGATCAACAACATCTATGCGGCAGCTTATGATGTGAAGGATTTCAAGACCATGCAGTTCCTGGACTGGTTCGTCAAGGAGCAGGTAGAGGAAGAGGACAACGCCAGCACTCTTATCAAGAAGATGGAACTGTTCGGCACCGATGGAAAGGGCCTGTACATGCTGGATCAGGAACTGGCCGGAAGAACCTACTCGGCACCATCCCTGACACTGGACTGA
- a CDS encoding polysaccharide deacetylase family protein — protein MKGIIGRVLIILVLLSALALTAYIATEKFMDDKARAEELARKEKLPPTLTLEGKDTVKVRQGKKFKEPGYSAVDAFGKDLTDQVEVDVPDLKERGTYTVRYHVADKRGNTADAERTVKVDFPKQTEEGAARGLSVIMYHDVYDPEDLTVEVTPNKVSTATLEEELQFLVEEEYYFPTWKEVERYLNGKIDLPEKSVVLTFDDATDGFLKNGIPLLEKYDVHATSFVITSKKGKKIQKLLQNDPPQHVEFQSHSHDMHKPGGLIGHGGIMTALGHDEIVADLKKSQDILGTSDALAYPFGDYTEECALAVKDAGFRVAFTTQYGKIYPGNDPMLLPRMRSNGDISLDTFKELL, from the coding sequence ATGAAGGGGATTATTGGCAGAGTATTGATCATCCTGGTTTTGCTCAGTGCGCTGGCACTGACTGCCTACATCGCCACGGAGAAGTTCATGGATGATAAGGCAAGAGCCGAGGAACTGGCCCGGAAGGAGAAGCTTCCGCCCACACTGACACTGGAGGGCAAGGACACCGTGAAGGTCCGTCAGGGGAAGAAGTTCAAGGAACCCGGGTATTCAGCGGTGGATGCCTTTGGGAAGGATCTGACCGACCAGGTGGAGGTGGATGTGCCGGATCTGAAGGAGCGGGGCACCTACACTGTGCGCTATCATGTGGCAGACAAGCGTGGGAACACAGCCGACGCGGAGCGCACCGTCAAGGTCGACTTTCCCAAACAGACCGAGGAAGGGGCGGCCAGAGGGCTTTCTGTGATCATGTACCACGATGTATATGACCCGGAGGATCTGACGGTGGAGGTCACGCCGAACAAGGTCTCAACAGCGACCCTGGAGGAGGAACTGCAGTTCCTGGTAGAGGAAGAGTATTACTTCCCCACCTGGAAAGAGGTGGAGCGCTACCTGAACGGGAAGATCGACCTGCCGGAGAAGAGCGTGGTGCTCACCTTTGATGATGCTACCGATGGGTTCCTGAAGAACGGGATCCCCCTGCTTGAGAAGTACGATGTGCACGCTACATCCTTCGTGATCACGTCCAAGAAAGGAAAGAAAATACAGAAGCTGCTGCAGAATGATCCGCCGCAGCATGTGGAGTTCCAGTCTCACTCCCATGATATGCATAAGCCGGGAGGTCTCATTGGACACGGCGGCATCATGACGGCCCTTGGCCACGATGAGATCGTGGCGGATCTGAAGAAATCCCAGGACATCCTGGGAACATCGGATGCGCTAGCCTATCCCTTTGGAGATTACACCGAGGAGTGCGCGCTGGCCGTAAAGGACGCAGGCTTCCGCGTGGCATTCACCACCCAGTACGGAAAGATCTATCCGGGGAACGACCCCATGCTGCTGCCCAGGATGCGCAGCAACGGGGACATTTCGCTGGATACCTTTAAAGAATTATTATAG
- a CDS encoding ABC transporter ATP-binding protein, protein MDRNSYISLDNLSVGYSGQALIRDICLDIRKGEIVAMIGPNGAGKSTILKTITRQLAKIRGGVSLEGRDIHRIPYAELSRKMAVVLTERLKTELLTCYDIVASGRYPYTGRLGVLRPEDEAMVDTAIAAVNATELGPRDFNAISDGQRQRILLARAICQDPELIILDEPTSFLDVRYKLELLSILRNMAKEKGITVIMSLHEIDLAEKIADKVICVKGDHIYRYGSPEEIFEENMIRDLYEIDNGFFDPLFGSIELPAPNGKGWGYGAAEAPGSAVQDAPDVFVISSCGTGIPVYRKLQKENRSFATGILYENDVDFRLARLLAREVITERPFEEISDAALERAKELIRLCGRVIYAEFPRGTANRRVEELLQLAQSLGKLEKI, encoded by the coding sequence ATGGATAGGAACAGTTATATCTCCTTGGATAACCTGTCTGTGGGTTACAGTGGGCAGGCGCTGATTCGAGATATCTGCTTGGATATCAGAAAGGGCGAGATCGTGGCCATGATCGGTCCTAACGGTGCCGGCAAGTCTACCATTCTGAAGACCATTACCCGGCAGCTGGCCAAGATCCGCGGCGGTGTGAGTCTGGAAGGTCGGGACATCCACCGTATCCCGTATGCGGAGCTATCCCGGAAGATGGCAGTGGTGCTCACAGAGCGCCTGAAAACGGAACTTCTGACCTGCTATGATATCGTCGCAAGCGGCCGCTATCCCTACACCGGTCGTCTGGGTGTGCTGCGCCCAGAGGATGAAGCCATGGTAGATACGGCCATCGCCGCCGTCAACGCCACCGAGCTGGGGCCCAGGGACTTCAATGCCATCAGTGATGGCCAGCGTCAGCGCATCTTGCTGGCCAGGGCCATCTGCCAGGATCCGGAACTCATCATCCTGGACGAGCCCACTTCCTTCCTGGATGTCCGCTACAAGCTGGAACTCCTCTCCATCCTGCGAAACATGGCGAAGGAGAAAGGCATCACCGTGATCATGTCCCTTCATGAGATTGACCTGGCGGAGAAGATCGCAGACAAGGTCATCTGTGTGAAAGGCGACCACATCTACCGGTACGGTTCACCGGAAGAGATATTTGAAGAAAACATGATCAGGGATCTTTACGAGATCGACAACGGGTTCTTCGATCCGCTGTTCGGCAGCATCGAACTCCCCGCCCCTAACGGCAAAGGCTGGGGGTATGGCGCGGCAGAGGCACCGGGATCGGCAGTGCAGGACGCACCGGACGTGTTCGTCATCAGTTCCTGCGGTACGGGGATCCCTGTCTACAGGAAACTGCAGAAGGAGAACAGGTCCTTTGCGACGGGCATCCTGTACGAAAACGACGTGGATTTCCGGTTGGCCAGACTGCTGGCGCGCGAAGTGATCACGGAGAGACCCTTCGAAGAGATCAGTGACGCTGCCCTGGAGCGGGCGAAGGAGCTGATCCGGCTTTGTGGCCGGGTGATCTACGCCGAGTTTCCCCGCGGCACCGCCAATCGGCGCGTGGAGGAACTACTGCAGCTTGCACAAAGCCTGGGTAAACTGGAAAAGATTTAA
- a CDS encoding iron ABC transporter permease has protein sequence MEQGFHGENARRRLRCAIVFVLMAVAFLVITVVNINSGNVHISVGEIARAIFLRDGSEKTMDIVWTIRLPRIITAGILGGALALSGFLLQTFFRNPIAGPFVLGISSGAKMVVAITLIVFLRNMEHVSSYTLIVAAFVGSLIATMFILAVSRRIHNMSALLVAGIMVGYICTGVTEFVITFAEDSDIANLHNWNQGTFSGMTWSNVFICLGVVGVCFVVTMLLSKPISAFQMGESYAQSIGVNIRLFRVLLIVLSSLFSGCVTAFAGPISFVGIAAPFLVKGAMGTSKPLVVIPGCMMGGAVFCMICDLIARLAFAPQELNISTVTAIFGAPVVIYMMISKRRLG, from the coding sequence ATGGAACAGGGCTTTCATGGGGAGAATGCGCGGCGCCGTCTGCGGTGCGCCATCGTGTTCGTGCTGATGGCAGTGGCCTTTCTGGTGATCACCGTGGTGAACATCAATTCTGGAAACGTACATATTAGCGTGGGCGAAATCGCCCGCGCTATCTTCCTTCGTGACGGATCGGAGAAGACGATGGACATCGTGTGGACCATTCGCCTGCCACGGATCATCACGGCGGGGATCCTGGGAGGGGCGCTGGCACTGTCCGGGTTCCTTCTGCAGACCTTCTTCCGCAATCCCATTGCGGGGCCTTTTGTGCTGGGAATCTCTTCGGGTGCCAAGATGGTGGTTGCCATCACCTTGATCGTGTTCCTTCGGAACATGGAACATGTTTCCTCCTATACGTTGATCGTGGCAGCCTTTGTTGGATCCCTGATCGCCACCATGTTCATTCTGGCGGTCTCCCGTAGGATCCACAATATGTCAGCACTTCTGGTGGCAGGCATCATGGTGGGCTACATCTGTACCGGCGTGACGGAGTTCGTGATCACCTTTGCGGAGGATTCGGACATCGCCAACCTGCACAACTGGAATCAGGGAACGTTCTCAGGCATGACCTGGAGCAATGTGTTTATCTGCCTGGGCGTGGTGGGTGTGTGCTTTGTGGTCACCATGCTCCTGTCAAAGCCCATCAGCGCGTTCCAGATGGGCGAGTCCTATGCCCAGAGCATCGGGGTGAACATCCGCCTGTTCCGTGTGCTCCTGATCGTGCTGTCCAGCCTGTTCTCCGGCTGTGTCACAGCTTTCGCGGGTCCCATCTCCTTCGTGGGCATTGCGGCGCCATTCCTGGTGAAGGGCGCCATGGGCACCTCCAAACCGCTGGTGGTGATCCCGGGCTGTATGATGGGCGGAGCGGTGTTCTGCATGATCTGTGACCTGATCGCCAGATTGGCTTTCGCACCTCAGGAACTGAATATCAGCACGGTGACCGCTATCTTCGGTGCCCCCGTGGTGATCTACATGATGATCAGCAAAAGGAGGCTCGGCTAA